The Erythrobacter sp. JK5 genome includes a region encoding these proteins:
- a CDS encoding MipA/OmpV family protein, whose translation MKHFTRIAASLAVFVGIPAAAQDDTEPPPGPPPGIDMSDSVIDDTWVTLGIGAGLVPSYSGSDDTVFFPLPLIVGRVGGVGISPNGPGLNLDLLSQPPGQGPRGTSVSFGPSFRFRNDRDNRIKDDVVRAAGRLDTALEVGVNGGVSFPAMLHSFDSLSLSTSVRWDVLGAHEGMVIEPSVSYFTPLNRGSALQLALSAQIVDDNFADYYYSVSPDQSAASGLPLFEADGGLNSAGLTAIGTVDLDGNLLNGGWNIYAIAGYSRLMGDAKDTPYTAIRGSADQFIGGIGIAYTF comes from the coding sequence ATGAAACATTTCACTCGCATCGCTGCGTCGCTCGCGGTCTTTGTCGGCATCCCGGCGGCCGCGCAGGACGACACCGAACCGCCGCCAGGTCCGCCTCCCGGGATCGACATGTCGGATTCGGTGATCGACGATACCTGGGTGACGCTGGGTATCGGTGCCGGGCTTGTCCCGAGTTATTCGGGGTCGGACGACACGGTGTTCTTCCCGCTGCCGCTGATTGTCGGGCGCGTCGGCGGGGTCGGCATTTCTCCCAACGGTCCGGGTCTCAATCTCGATCTGCTGTCGCAGCCACCGGGCCAGGGGCCGCGGGGCACCAGCGTCTCGTTCGGACCGTCGTTCCGGTTTCGCAACGATCGCGACAACCGGATCAAGGACGACGTGGTGCGCGCCGCCGGTCGGCTCGACACCGCGCTGGAAGTCGGGGTCAACGGCGGAGTGAGTTTCCCCGCGATGCTGCACAGCTTCGACAGTCTTTCGCTATCGACCTCGGTGCGCTGGGACGTGCTCGGCGCGCATGAGGGCATGGTGATCGAGCCGAGCGTGTCGTATTTCACACCGCTGAACCGGGGCTCGGCGCTGCAGCTGGCGCTCAGCGCACAAATCGTCGACGACAATTTTGCCGACTATTATTATTCGGTTTCGCCCGATCAGAGCGCAGCAAGCGGTCTCCCGCTGTTCGAAGCGGATGGCGGGCTCAACAGTGCCGGGCTGACGGCGATCGGCACGGTCGACCTCGACGGCAACCTGCTGAACGGTGGCTGGAACATCTACGCTATCGCCGGCTATTCACGGCTGATGGGCGATGCGAAAGACACGCCGTATACCGCGATCCGCGGCAGCGCCGATCAGTTCATCGGCGGGATCGGAATCGCCTACACGTTCTGA
- a CDS encoding S9 family peptidase: MTGSHAKSIAITATLLASVSLAATAQARPMTPEDVAKLESVGTMAVSPDGTRIAYTTSSLPDVTEGEDNGGFKSELKIATAPDVSRAFLPDDVSPGGVAFSPDGRMVTFLWAKEDEKRAVWGVPVDGGTYAKLAAIDEANVNSYRFSPDGRTLYLLADAAEDKQRTKQSKAGFNAKVYEEEFKPARMFAVTVPATGGDVDENPREIALPGFVSAFDVARDGSFAIVETAPTPLVDDSYTKKRVNIIDLATGTVRAEVATPGKIDDVEISPGGDVLSLIAGVDMNDPAATTLHFASTTDGSFYPLNAGATEAVVDTEWLGDGRLAAVVHVGAQSLLRIYNPDGSVHQEIDPGELILTRVESTTGASETIAVAADSATHPTELFVLKGKRFERWTSHNPWLSDIDFGEQRTYTYTATDGQQVEGVLILPVGGVPEGGAPTIMNVHGGPEAHESNGWQTAYSKPGQVAAGQGYAVFLPNYRGSTGYGVAFAKQHQGRYTDPEFRDIVDAKKALVAEGIADPDRTGITGGSYGGYASAWGATYYSSEYAASVMFVGISNQVSKFGTGDIPYEMYNVHSRAWPWDNWTKMLEVSPVYHVDKANTPTLIMHGEDDTRVDPGQSLELYRSLKVRKPDVPVRMVFYPGEGHGNRLAASRYDYNLRMMRWLDTYLKTGDRRAEMPDPRPQLADGAKGARPGDVDDDIED, from the coding sequence ATGACCGGGTCGCACGCCAAGTCTATCGCCATCACTGCCACGCTGCTCGCATCGGTCTCGCTCGCCGCGACCGCGCAGGCACGCCCGATGACGCCCGAAGATGTCGCCAAGCTGGAGAGCGTCGGCACCATGGCGGTATCCCCCGATGGCACGCGGATCGCCTACACGACCTCGAGCCTGCCCGACGTGACCGAGGGCGAAGACAATGGCGGATTCAAGTCCGAACTCAAGATCGCCACCGCGCCCGACGTGTCGCGCGCCTTCCTGCCCGACGACGTGAGCCCGGGCGGCGTCGCCTTCTCGCCCGACGGGCGGATGGTCACCTTCCTGTGGGCCAAGGAAGACGAAAAGCGCGCGGTGTGGGGCGTACCGGTGGACGGCGGCACCTACGCGAAGCTCGCCGCGATCGACGAAGCGAACGTCAATTCGTACCGTTTCAGCCCCGACGGCCGGACGCTTTACCTGCTGGCCGATGCCGCCGAGGACAAGCAGCGCACCAAGCAATCAAAGGCCGGGTTCAACGCGAAGGTCTACGAGGAAGAATTCAAGCCTGCGCGCATGTTTGCGGTCACCGTTCCGGCGACGGGCGGGGACGTGGACGAGAACCCGCGCGAGATCGCCTTGCCCGGTTTCGTCAGCGCCTTCGATGTGGCGCGCGACGGCTCGTTCGCGATCGTCGAGACCGCACCGACCCCGTTGGTCGACGACAGTTACACCAAGAAGCGGGTCAACATTATCGACCTGGCCACCGGCACCGTTCGCGCGGAAGTCGCGACGCCGGGCAAGATCGACGATGTCGAGATATCGCCCGGCGGCGACGTTCTATCGTTGATCGCCGGTGTGGACATGAACGATCCGGCCGCAACGACGCTGCATTTCGCGAGCACCACGGACGGGTCTTTCTATCCGCTCAATGCCGGTGCCACCGAGGCGGTGGTCGATACCGAGTGGCTGGGCGACGGGCGGTTGGCCGCCGTGGTCCATGTCGGTGCGCAATCGCTGCTGCGAATCTACAATCCCGATGGCTCGGTGCATCAGGAGATCGATCCGGGCGAGCTGATCCTGACCCGCGTGGAATCGACCACCGGCGCCAGCGAAACGATCGCAGTTGCAGCCGACTCGGCGACCCACCCGACCGAACTGTTCGTTCTCAAGGGCAAGCGCTTCGAACGCTGGACCAGCCACAACCCCTGGCTCAGCGACATCGATTTCGGCGAACAGCGCACCTACACCTACACCGCAACCGACGGGCAGCAGGTCGAAGGCGTGCTGATCCTGCCTGTGGGCGGCGTGCCCGAAGGCGGGGCACCGACGATCATGAACGTCCATGGCGGTCCCGAAGCGCACGAGAGCAACGGCTGGCAGACCGCCTATTCCAAGCCGGGGCAGGTCGCCGCCGGACAGGGCTATGCCGTGTTCCTGCCCAATTATCGCGGGTCGACCGGGTACGGCGTGGCCTTCGCCAAGCAGCATCAGGGCCGCTACACCGACCCCGAATTCCGCGACATCGTCGATGCGAAGAAGGCGCTGGTCGCCGAAGGCATCGCCGATCCCGATCGCACCGGCATCACCGGCGGGTCCTATGGCGGCTACGCCAGCGCCTGGGGCGCGACCTACTACTCGAGCGAATATGCCGCGAGCGTGATGTTCGTCGGCATTTCCAACCAGGTCAGCAAGTTCGGCACCGGGGACATCCCGTACGAAATGTACAACGTCCACAGCCGCGCATGGCCGTGGGACAACTGGACCAAGATGCTCGAAGTCTCGCCGGTCTATCACGTCGACAAGGCCAACACGCCAACCCTGATCATGCATGGCGAGGACGACACACGCGTCGATCCGGGCCAGAGCCTGGAGCTTTACCGTTCGCTCAAGGTACGCAAGCCCGATGTGCCGGTGCGGATGGTGTTCTATCCGGGCGAAGGCCACGGCAACCGGCTCGCAGCCAGCCGCTACGACTACAATCTGCGGATGATGCGCTGGTTGGATACCTATCTGAAGACCGGCGATCGCCGCGCCGAGATGCCCGATCCGCGCCCGCAGCTGGCCGACGGGGCCAAAGGCGCCAGGCCCGGCGACGTGGACGACGACATCGAAGATTAA
- a CDS encoding amidohydrolase family protein encodes MKFLTKLAGAAAALAAGLAMPAAAETIVIEAGSVILDANSAPTGPATIVVEDGRIAEIITDGDRRTATESALAAAGHRVIDLSDRTVLPGLIDLHTHLSGDPSGEFWRAATTPPEYYTLIAAKNARITALAGFTTVRDLGSRTDQVTQMLRRATAEGIVPGPRIVTSARTIAIVGGHGDTNGFIEHVNDAIGSDYTCTGAVECAEMVRKASKYGADLIKITATGGVLSQQGRGWRSTSPPRK; translated from the coding sequence ATGAAGTTCCTGACGAAACTGGCCGGTGCCGCAGCAGCACTGGCAGCGGGATTGGCAATGCCCGCAGCGGCTGAAACCATCGTGATCGAGGCTGGAAGCGTTATCCTCGACGCCAACAGCGCGCCGACCGGCCCGGCCACGATCGTGGTGGAAGACGGCAGGATCGCAGAGATCATCACCGATGGCGACCGCCGGACAGCCACCGAATCGGCGCTCGCCGCCGCCGGACACCGGGTCATTGACCTGTCCGACAGGACCGTGCTGCCCGGCCTGATCGACCTGCACACGCACCTGTCGGGCGATCCCTCGGGCGAGTTCTGGCGCGCCGCGACCACGCCGCCGGAATATTACACGCTGATCGCGGCCAAGAACGCGCGGATCACCGCGCTCGCGGGCTTCACCACGGTGCGGGACCTCGGTTCGCGGACCGATCAGGTCACCCAGATGCTGCGCCGCGCGACCGCCGAAGGGATCGTGCCCGGTCCGCGCATCGTCACCAGCGCGCGCACCATCGCCATCGTCGGCGGGCATGGCGACACCAACGGATTTATCGAGCATGTGAACGACGCGATCGGATCGGACTACACCTGCACCGGCGCAGTCGAATGCGCGGAGATGGTGCGCAAGGCGTCCAAATACGGCGCCGACCTGATCAAGATCACCGCCACCGGCGGCGTTCTCTCGCAGCAGGGCAGGGGCTGGAGGAGCACTTCACCGCCGAGGAAATGA
- a CDS encoding amidohydrolase family protein gives MKAIVETARLLGLKVAAHAHGARGIEAAAKAGVHTIEHGTYIDEAAATAMKASGTTLVPTLMAFEGIRKNVGTGYYTPVVDDKIRAVSEVADTIVQRARRYGVKIAFGTDAGVFPHGENAGEFALMVKGGMSNREALAAATNIAAQIIGMENEIGKIAVGYSADIIAVGGNPLDDVTVLENVDFVMVRGRVIE, from the coding sequence ATGAAGGCGATCGTCGAGACCGCCAGACTGCTCGGCCTGAAGGTTGCCGCTCACGCGCACGGCGCGCGCGGGATCGAAGCGGCGGCCAAGGCAGGCGTCCACACGATCGAGCACGGCACCTATATCGACGAGGCCGCTGCAACCGCGATGAAGGCCAGCGGCACCACTTTGGTCCCCACGCTGATGGCGTTCGAAGGGATCAGGAAGAATGTCGGAACCGGCTATTACACCCCTGTCGTGGACGACAAGATCCGTGCGGTGAGCGAGGTCGCCGATACGATCGTCCAGCGCGCACGGCGCTATGGCGTCAAGATCGCGTTCGGCACCGATGCAGGCGTGTTCCCGCATGGCGAGAATGCGGGCGAGTTCGCGCTGATGGTGAAAGGCGGAATGTCCAACCGCGAGGCGCTGGCCGCAGCGACCAACATTGCGGCGCAGATCATCGGCATGGAGAACGAGATCGGCAAAATCGCGGTCGGCTATTCGGCGGACATCATCGCGGTCGGTGGCAATCCGCTCGACGATGTGACCGTCCTCGAGAATGTCGATTTCGTCATGGTGCGAGGACGGGTCATCGAATGA
- a CDS encoding MBL fold metallo-hydrolase has translation MIRVMIAAAAVMATPAAGQEPCQRELVVLGAGQDAGAPQIGNADDDGPRLMPSSLGVIDRENGQRFLFDATPAITEQLALLDRLEPPARGLGIDGIFLTHAHFGHYLGLAWLGREAANTQGAPVFAMPRMAQFLRSNGPWNQLVELGNIALTEMDAESFTVISDDFGVLPIVVPHRDEYSETVGFLIMTPDKRALYLPDIDHWEGLEEATNQSLADFLAAFDYAFIDATFWDDNELPGRDMSEIPHPRVKATMDRLQDLPASERAKVHFIHMNHTNPIRDPSSTESREVETRGFNVARRGDRVCLSEQREP, from the coding sequence ATGATCCGAGTCATGATTGCGGCGGCCGCCGTGATGGCGACGCCCGCCGCCGGACAGGAGCCCTGCCAGCGCGAGCTGGTTGTGCTGGGTGCAGGCCAGGATGCGGGCGCGCCGCAGATCGGCAACGCGGATGACGATGGTCCGCGTCTGATGCCGTCTTCGCTTGGTGTGATCGACCGCGAGAACGGGCAGCGGTTCCTGTTCGACGCCACACCGGCGATTACGGAACAGCTGGCGCTGCTCGATCGGCTGGAGCCGCCTGCCAGGGGCCTTGGCATCGACGGCATATTCCTGACCCACGCGCATTTCGGGCACTATCTCGGCCTTGCATGGCTCGGGCGCGAAGCGGCGAACACGCAGGGCGCGCCGGTGTTCGCAATGCCGCGCATGGCTCAATTCCTGCGCAGCAACGGCCCGTGGAACCAGCTCGTCGAACTGGGCAATATCGCCCTCACCGAGATGGACGCGGAAAGCTTCACGGTCATCAGCGACGATTTCGGCGTGCTGCCGATCGTGGTCCCGCATCGCGATGAATATTCCGAGACGGTCGGGTTCCTCATCATGACGCCCGACAAGCGAGCGCTCTATCTGCCCGACATCGATCACTGGGAAGGGCTGGAGGAAGCGACCAACCAGTCGCTTGCGGATTTTCTGGCCGCTTTCGATTATGCCTTTATCGACGCGACCTTTTGGGACGACAACGAGCTGCCGGGGCGCGACATGTCCGAGATCCCGCATCCGCGCGTCAAGGCGACGATGGACCGCTTGCAGGACCTGCCAGCCAGCGAGCGGGCCAAGGTCCACTTCATCCACATGAACCACACCAACCCGATCCGCGATCCGTCGAGTACAGAGAGCCGCGAGGTCGAAACGCGCGGGTTCAACGTGGCGCGCCGCGGCGATCGGGTCTGCCTGTCGGAGCAGCGCGAGCCCTGA
- a CDS encoding VCBS repeat-containing protein yields the protein MALDFRKPFTGGLTACGLLLASCGSDEPQLSSGEVERFAAAIGNQRAVQVQSTAEAFTCSTPQPELPPVGTIDSAAIPLVRADLRTVPPTVLPFTPVEIASGFTYLYGIETADYDCDGEWDVSLFNSWTGLSPDPRGAVGFNYSAAGGLEQITDRDTWPGLIQTGLYLFERHKALDINGDGFLDIVGAGNSNEAFIAYLNPGATDPAARWERRYLHTFSPGPINLAIHDMDGDGLEDVVISLRINSGGPANAVGGLGWLKNPGPQSSERWLKRTIGPSDDLLDPRNLHVADFDGNGHPDVYVSDARTGLASTYFQTPAGTWERDRIAIGSINGHFGAAIDEQNDGVPEIVQPIFQGIRYLRFDETARSWTFQTIASFTIEENPLYIADIALSDMDRDGLTDIVFSVGSLSTSATAPRRGGIFLMRAANNWQVEAVAQATSSVVELKLVDFDRDGDTDIVANFEYPENKAIIYYRN from the coding sequence GTGGCTCTCGATTTTCGGAAACCGTTTACCGGCGGATTGACCGCATGCGGATTACTGCTGGCGAGCTGCGGCAGCGACGAGCCGCAGCTATCCTCCGGCGAAGTCGAGCGCTTCGCTGCGGCGATCGGCAATCAGCGGGCGGTGCAAGTCCAATCGACCGCAGAAGCGTTCACCTGTTCGACGCCGCAACCCGAATTGCCGCCGGTCGGCACGATCGATTCGGCCGCAATCCCGCTCGTTCGGGCCGATCTGCGCACGGTCCCGCCGACCGTGCTGCCTTTCACACCGGTCGAGATCGCCTCGGGGTTTACCTATCTCTACGGGATAGAAACCGCCGATTACGATTGCGATGGCGAATGGGATGTCAGCCTGTTCAATTCATGGACCGGGCTCTCGCCCGATCCTCGCGGAGCTGTAGGGTTCAACTACTCGGCGGCCGGCGGGCTTGAGCAGATCACCGATCGCGACACGTGGCCCGGCCTGATCCAGACCGGGCTGTATCTGTTCGAACGGCACAAGGCGCTCGATATCAATGGCGACGGGTTTCTCGACATCGTCGGCGCAGGCAATTCCAACGAGGCGTTCATCGCGTACCTCAACCCCGGAGCGACCGATCCCGCTGCGCGCTGGGAAAGGCGCTATCTTCACACCTTTTCGCCGGGGCCGATCAATCTGGCGATACACGACATGGACGGCGACGGGCTGGAGGACGTCGTGATCTCGCTGCGCATCAACAGCGGTGGGCCTGCGAACGCGGTAGGCGGGCTGGGCTGGCTCAAGAATCCCGGCCCCCAGAGCTCCGAACGCTGGCTCAAGCGCACGATCGGTCCGTCCGACGACCTGCTCGACCCCCGTAACCTGCACGTTGCGGATTTCGACGGCAACGGCCATCCCGATGTCTATGTCAGCGACGCGCGCACGGGCCTCGCATCGACCTATTTTCAGACCCCGGCCGGCACGTGGGAGCGGGACCGGATCGCGATCGGTTCGATCAACGGCCATTTCGGTGCCGCGATCGACGAGCAGAACGATGGCGTCCCGGAAATCGTCCAGCCGATCTTTCAGGGCATCCGTTATCTTCGGTTCGACGAGACAGCGCGCAGCTGGACCTTCCAGACGATCGCGTCCTTCACCATCGAGGAAAATCCGCTGTACATCGCCGATATCGCGCTCAGCGACATGGATCGCGACGGCCTGACGGACATCGTGTTCAGCGTCGGCTCGCTGTCGACCAGTGCCACCGCCCCCCGGCGCGGCGGCATCTTCCTGATGCGGGCGGCGAACAACTGGCAGGTCGAAGCGGTGGCGCAGGCGACCAGCTCGGTGGTCGAACTGAAGCTGGTCGATTTCGACCGCGACGGGGACACCGATATCGTCGCGAATTTCGAATATCCCGAGAACAAGGCAATCATCTACTACCGCAACTGA
- a CDS encoding YadA-like family protein, protein MKTRLLLSTALSVGVAVSVLATPQEARADATPECNEGTGPDMTPNTADDVGLECGVDADVGTTGGLAVGNSSSTNSGVAIGNGASSNTGISIGNGVVSTGDAAISLFGNASGDVSIAIGTVTEASELGAIAIGNGADSTSFWTIAIGGSAQAEASSAVALGFLSSSRGAGSLALGFGTFAATEGSIAIGGGAGSSDGASSGNTGAIAIGRLSRSGGVGAVALGQQSTAEGLQNIAIGQGANTGVNLEIPNFAIAIGGSASAVGEGALTIGAQSTATNRFATAAGFGADGTGDFATALGSFAEATDEAATAVGVGADATANGSTAVGESAQATAAGAVALGGDGPDDDTAGLFGATASALNAVALGADASASAENSIALGAASVADQANTVSVGNAGSKRRIVNVADGTSSSDAVTLGQLNTAITNVTAGGTPFLVVNSAAGPAAASGTNAVALGANANATADNSVALGSGSNADRANAVSVGSTGVGGQRQIINVAAGTQDTDAVNLAQLNSAIAGVSGGGGGSTYLDVNSTGTAANASGNDAIAIGGNSSAVGAGSVATGNLASALNDRSIAIGENASSSANGATALGDRASASGGSSVAIGTLANADGSVNISIGESSSATNGFAGIAIGPSANTQATEAIAIGFGAGAFAEDSVALGSESVATEVNTVSVGNDVIKRRIVNVAQAVNGTDAVNLDQLTSAIAGVSGGGGGSAFLAVSTTGAAASATGNNAVALGGDSVASNGFTTAIGDRASAGGLNGTAVGGDAVASGETSTALGVGAQATALFSTATGAVAEAIGAFGTANGVGARATAEMSSAVGYRAQATGVGSLALGGDGNDADPSGRLGAQALGTQTTSVGADAFSSGLNTTALGAGTTATGVQSTAVGAGSRANGVGALAFGAFSDARGSFSTSLGYQSFAPADRATAIGNTAQATNERATAIGFGTRAQGADSAAVGSGAIAAQSGSTAIGKGATTTAANQVTLGGSGSAVRIGDIAASTAAQSGPVQAVTVDGNGILGRQSVATAASVDNVRISMNALSAITDAQFTALSGRVTTLEGQVGTLFDLTDTIDRDAQRGIASIAAQANPHFPSEAGRTSYASNVATYRGEVGVSLGLMHRFEGDFAITAGVTYAGGNSTSVRAGVAGEF, encoded by the coding sequence ATGAAGACCAGATTGCTGCTTTCGACCGCCTTGAGCGTGGGTGTTGCCGTGAGTGTGCTGGCGACGCCGCAGGAAGCGCGCGCGGATGCCACGCCGGAGTGCAACGAGGGCACCGGCCCCGACATGACGCCGAACACCGCGGATGATGTTGGGCTGGAATGCGGTGTGGATGCGGATGTCGGGACTACCGGAGGCCTCGCGGTCGGAAACAGTTCAAGCACCAATAGCGGCGTAGCGATCGGCAATGGTGCCAGCTCGAATACCGGGATCTCGATCGGCAACGGCGTTGTGTCGACCGGTGATGCGGCAATCTCGCTGTTCGGCAATGCAAGTGGCGACGTCTCGATCGCAATCGGCACGGTTACCGAGGCTTCGGAACTGGGCGCAATTGCAATCGGCAACGGCGCGGATTCGACCAGCTTCTGGACCATAGCAATTGGCGGATCGGCGCAAGCCGAAGCTTCGAGCGCTGTCGCGCTCGGGTTTCTTTCAAGCTCTCGAGGCGCAGGCTCGCTCGCGCTGGGTTTTGGCACTTTTGCCGCAACCGAAGGCTCCATCGCCATCGGCGGCGGAGCCGGGAGCAGCGATGGCGCATCTTCCGGCAATACCGGTGCCATCGCAATCGGGCGGCTATCGCGCAGCGGCGGCGTCGGCGCTGTCGCGCTGGGTCAGCAGTCGACGGCCGAAGGCCTGCAGAACATCGCAATTGGACAAGGCGCAAACACGGGCGTCAATCTTGAGATACCGAACTTTGCGATTGCAATCGGCGGTTCGGCATCGGCGGTTGGCGAAGGCGCTCTCACAATTGGCGCCCAATCCACGGCGACAAACCGGTTTGCCACCGCAGCGGGCTTCGGTGCCGATGGAACGGGAGATTTCGCGACGGCGCTTGGTAGTTTCGCCGAGGCCACAGACGAAGCCGCAACCGCCGTCGGCGTCGGTGCGGACGCAACCGCAAACGGGTCGACCGCCGTCGGCGAGAGCGCGCAGGCAACGGCCGCAGGTGCGGTCGCTCTGGGCGGCGATGGTCCGGACGACGACACCGCAGGCCTGTTTGGCGCGACGGCCAGTGCGCTCAATGCAGTAGCCTTGGGTGCCGATGCCTCCGCTTCAGCCGAGAACTCGATAGCCCTTGGCGCGGCATCGGTCGCGGATCAAGCCAACACCGTCTCGGTCGGGAACGCAGGCAGCAAGCGTCGGATCGTGAACGTCGCGGATGGCACAAGTTCATCCGACGCGGTTACCCTCGGCCAGTTGAACACCGCGATCACCAACGTGACAGCCGGCGGCACGCCCTTCCTCGTCGTGAACAGCGCCGCTGGACCGGCCGCCGCTTCGGGAACGAACGCGGTCGCGCTCGGGGCCAACGCGAACGCGACGGCTGACAACTCCGTGGCCTTGGGCTCGGGATCGAATGCGGATCGGGCGAATGCGGTCTCCGTCGGGAGCACGGGTGTCGGCGGGCAAAGGCAGATCATCAACGTGGCGGCAGGCACCCAGGACACCGACGCCGTGAACCTGGCACAGCTCAACAGTGCGATCGCGGGAGTATCCGGTGGGGGAGGTGGGAGCACCTATCTCGACGTGAATTCCACCGGCACCGCTGCAAACGCGAGCGGCAACGACGCCATCGCCATCGGCGGGAATTCCAGCGCTGTCGGCGCAGGCAGCGTCGCCACCGGCAACCTCGCCAGCGCCCTCAACGACCGCAGCATCGCGATCGGCGAAAACGCTTCCTCGAGCGCCAACGGCGCTACCGCACTGGGCGACCGCGCGAGCGCGAGCGGCGGATCATCGGTCGCGATCGGCACGCTCGCCAACGCCGATGGCAGCGTGAACATTTCGATCGGCGAATCGTCGAGCGCGACAAACGGTTTTGCCGGAATCGCGATCGGGCCGAGCGCGAACACGCAAGCCACCGAGGCAATTGCAATCGGCTTCGGCGCCGGTGCGTTCGCGGAGGATTCGGTCGCGCTCGGTTCGGAGTCGGTCGCGACAGAGGTGAATACGGTCTCGGTCGGGAATGACGTCATCAAGCGGCGGATCGTCAACGTAGCGCAGGCCGTGAATGGCACCGACGCGGTCAATCTCGACCAGCTTACCTCCGCCATCGCAGGCGTTTCCGGCGGCGGAGGCGGCAGCGCCTTCCTCGCCGTGAGCACGACCGGCGCTGCTGCGAGCGCGACCGGGAACAATGCGGTGGCCCTTGGCGGCGATAGCGTTGCGTCGAACGGTTTCACAACAGCCATCGGTGACCGAGCCAGTGCTGGCGGACTAAACGGTACGGCGGTTGGAGGAGACGCGGTTGCGAGTGGTGAAACAAGCACTGCATTGGGAGTAGGCGCACAGGCCACCGCCCTCTTTTCTACCGCGACCGGGGCTGTCGCTGAAGCGATTGGGGCCTTTGGAACTGCCAATGGCGTCGGTGCGCGGGCCACGGCGGAAATGTCCAGCGCAGTTGGCTATCGCGCTCAGGCAACCGGAGTGGGTTCGCTTGCTCTGGGCGGTGACGGGAACGACGCTGATCCCAGCGGGAGGCTCGGCGCCCAGGCGCTCGGCACGCAGACCACTTCGGTCGGGGCCGATGCGTTCTCTTCGGGCCTGAACACCACGGCGCTCGGCGCGGGTACGACCGCAACCGGTGTGCAGTCGACTGCCGTCGGTGCAGGTTCGCGCGCGAATGGCGTCGGCGCGCTCGCCTTCGGGGCGTTCTCGGATGCCCGCGGCTCGTTCTCGACCTCGCTCGGCTACCAGAGCTTCGCCCCGGCGGACCGCGCCACCGCGATCGGCAACACCGCGCAGGCCACCAACGAAAGGGCGACGGCGATCGGCTTCGGCACGCGGGCGCAAGGGGCGGATTCGGCGGCTGTCGGGTCGGGTGCAATCGCGGCGCAATCGGGCTCGACCGCGATCGGCAAGGGTGCGACCACCACCGCCGCCAATCAGGTTACGCTGGGCGGCAGCGGCAGCGCGGTGCGGATCGGCGACATCGCCGCCTCCACCGCCGCGCAGTCCGGCCCGGTCCAGGCGGTGACGGTCGACGGCAACGGCATTCTCGGCCGCCAGAGCGTCGCCACCGCCGCCTCGGTCGACAATGTCCGGATCTCGATGAACGCGCTCTCGGCGATCACCGACGCGCAGTTCACCGCGCTCTCGGGCCGGGTGACCACGCTCGAAGGGCAGGTCGGGACGCTGTTCGACCTCACCGACACGATCGACCGCGATGCCCAGCGCGGGATCGCCTCGATCGCGGCGCAGGCCAACCCGCACTTCCCCAGCGAAGCCGGACGCACCAGCTACGCCAGCAACGTCGCGACCTACCGCGGCGAAGTCGGGGTGTCGCTCGGCCTGATGCACCGCTTCGAAGGCGATTTCGCGATCACCGCCGGCGTTACCTATGCCGGCGGCAATTCCACCAGCGTGCGCGCCGGGGTAGCCGGGGAGTTCTGA